The genomic stretch CATGACAAGTATTTCCAGGCAAAGACTACCCAAAAATAGCAATGAAATTTCATCTGCAGAGAGATATTAAAAGATAAGTAACCTTCCATGTACATCTTTCTCTTCTTCCATAGAGCTACACCATGAATTTGAAAGGCTTTAAGTGGTACTTAATTTTCCAAGCAGAAATTTACTGTGTCCCATCAATAAAATTGAAGATTACGTGAATTACGTAACAAACGTgtatacaaatgaaaatatatctGACATATGAATATGACTTTGCATTTTTCCAAGGACGTCTGCACTATCCGACAGAGCATGCACGCTCactatctgatttttttcatcgCCAAATAACATTGCTACTTTTTCAGATATAATTAATTACCGACTTGCTTTTACTAATTTAAGCATTGCCTAACATTGCTACTGTAGTAGCCTACTGCTAGTTTGAACTTCCCACAACAATTCACTCGAAATGGATCAGCTTAAATTCCCCACTGTAAACTTAGGTGTTTGCAAATGATACAACCCAAAAAACGTTAACtttaaaatttttgtaaaaacgAATATGAGACGGTTTGAAAACATCTTTTGACGTCTCTCGAGCATGTGACTGACACGCCACGTGGTCGCGTGCCAAAAAGAAAAGTGTTCACTCACCTCttcaaacattttgtttttaaacgaCTACATGGTAAAACATTGGGGTTTGGGTGGTCGTCTTCACTCCCATTACGTGTAACAGAAAGACGGAAGGACCAACTTTCGGCCATGTGCGTGTAGAGAAGAAGGAAGCCGAAGAAAGAGTGAGAGTagatattttattcatcttCCGGACAAACAACCCGGAAGTTTTGCTTCCAACTTCCGTTGACCTTGTGAGTCATACAAtagttatttaaaaacaaataaagtggtgaataataataatatataatactgcAGGCACATAATATTCTTTAtatatgtctttaaaaaaacaaaaataatctttGCTGTCCGGGTGTCTCCACGAGGCTGTCGTGCGGAAGCTAGAGCATCATGGGAATTGTAGTGTTTCTCAGCTAATAATGACAAATGCCCAGAGATTCCAGTGAAAAATACTTCGCTGAAATTTTACTCAAATATTCAAGTcaaaaaatatactgaaaagtagaaaaatactacaaaatactATATTTAAACGGGAACTGCACTTCTGGggagaattttgcccatcattcacaattttgatgtgaaacatgaacacacgcattgatacacatacttatgctagttcagTCAACAATAGCAGCATAGCTATAGCAGCATCACTTACGATGTCCGATCTCCTTGTTCCAGCaaaagacgtgtgctccagtcctcagattaaaaaaaatgttggcaagcatcttgttgagttttTGTCGTGAAATTAAGAActtggtatccactcttccgtctgttaGCTGCTACATTTTGAAAGAAGTACAAACTtacaaaaaaattcatattttttacttttactcaccacacatttaaatgtaaatcaATCGTATTAGAGAGCAAACAGGGGCACGATGTAAGCCTTTAAAGATTTATTCTCTTCACATCTGTACAGGAATGCATCGTCACAGCAGAAACACAACCTTAGACCCAACCATGGCACAACAGCCTTCACAACACATTCAGACAGAAATGTACAGACTCCATCACCTCGCCTCTAATCAACGTTTAGCATCAATATTGTCATTATTCGCATAGAACTATCTCTCTCaaatatatttgtttcttttcccaaagagcataaaaatacaagTGGATTCTTTATCGGGATGAACACTGGCGGTTTTATCCACTATTTGGCCTACATTGGAAATACACTGAAAATTGTGAGCGTGGGGGCAGCAAAACTGACTTATAACACCTTAAATGTTTAATGGGCTTGCAAAAGGCTTCTCAAAGAACATACTAAATGGATCTACAGGTGTCTTCTAAGGATATATATGACATGGGTTTGTAAGGAAACTGAGAAACGATCAAATGAAATGtgtaggaaaacaaaaaaaaagtatgaaagaACACTACCAAGGCACAGAGAGATGCAGAGTAAACAAATAATGGACACGGAGGGAGAGCCGGGCAGAGGCAGTTTTACTAACCAACACTAAAGGGAGCTCTAACAGCTCACACACCCAGATATTGTATATCATAAACTATCCTGAATGTACCATACAAAGCATTGAAATATAGGATCATCTTTTAAAAACACTGTTCACAGCAGCAGGACAAGAGGGATACAccatgtgcttgtgtgtgtctttgcataatgtactatgtgtgtatgtattgaaCCAATAGGAGGTGTGTGTCTTTTGGTGTCTTGGAAATTCATGGGCACAAATCTACAAGCATTGTTCCGATCATTTGAATAACTACAGTATGAATTTGAAGAAGGACACTGACATTTCATTAGGACGACACACCCTCGGAActggacaacaacaacaacaacagcaacaacaacatgaacagAGACAGCACACACATCGGGAGGGTCGGTGCACCACAACCCTCCATCCATACAGAAGAAGACAAGCGTTAGATCAAGCAAGGAAAAATGCATCCTCAGAGACGGTGCAGAAGTAGCCTGttttttgcatgaaaaataCTCATCAGCCTGCTCCCTGTTTGTCTGGCTGTCCCGCTGTCCTTCAAGTGAGTCTGTTTATgtgcttatttttatttgtagtcTGTAGAGAGAAGGAACATGGTTGTGCTTTTCAGTCCACAGCCACCTGAGGCTGCTCGCTGGGCTGCAGAACATCACAGGCGTCGCCTCGCCAAAGAGCCCCACAAGAGGacaccttcctcctcctcctctgtctgCTCCGGAGTGGTCACGTCTATGCACACACTTTTGTGGCCTCTGGAGAAATTTCTCGACACTCCTACGTATGATCAGGGAAAGGCAAAGGGGGCggctttttggaaaaaaaaaagacacttggAAGATCAGTCGAGCATTGCATCCAGTTGGTCCGCCAAATCATCAAACATGCTGCCGATATCATCCAGGATGGAAACGGCTGCCTTTTTGCTGGAGAGAGgggaaaatatttgtattcaaaATAAGGTACAATCAAACCTACTTTTTTATATTCTTgactttttgtatgatttggtttttgttgaaaatcttcagggcggcacggtggtcgagaggttagcgcgcagctaggagttCAGGATCTCCTGGATCCTGGATCTCCCCAGGATGTACGGGAAGTCTGTATTAATAAGTTCCATCCATTGTATGTTATAAATGAATTTATACGAACTTGAACTTTCAATTACACATTTGAATAGAATGAATATGCACAATCACAATATCAATCATCAACGTGTTCCAAGAAGTGAATAGAATTCCACTAGAATTTCATTACAGAATACAAAAACGTCATCATTTAGAAATACCACACTTTGGTGTCATGGTTGAGTTATTCATTTCAACAAAGTTGTTATAAAGAACCACAATCAGTCTCAACCCCACTGATGAGGTTTACAGGCCAGTGGCTCTAATTAAAGCTGTGCCCGTTTGAGAATAGCAAGCTGTCCTACTTGTTCAATTCATCCATGACTCCCAAAGTGAAGTACTGAGACTAAATAAATTGTGAATCActcttgtaaaatgatttttcCCTCCTAAATAGAGCACAAATAGCtgctatttatattataaatacttaCTCATTTTGTGCTTCATcctcatttattttgtgttctACAGCCTGCAAAGCTGCAGCCAAGGAGGCACTGGTCTCCTCCAGACGATGCTGAGCaccctcctcttcctgctcTGGAACTCcactccctccttccttctgGGATGACGTCCCCTCCAAGTTCGCCTCCTCTGCTCTTTTactctccgcctcctcctcttctttgtGCTTCTTCTGCTCCCTCTCTGTcctcctctcttcctcctcctcaaccTCCCGCCCACCCAAGAGGTCGATTGAGAGGCCAGCAATGGAGGAGCGTGGCGGTTTAACTGGATGTGGAGACGGCGTAGAGGGACTCTGTGCGGGTGAAGGAGAGTTAAGGGGGAGTCCTGGTGAAAGAGAGGGGGCAGAAGGGTTGGTGGGAGCGGGAAGAGGCGTGGTGGCAGCGGTGGGTGTCGAGGAAGGTTTGGGGGCCAGAGTGGGGCTGGATGCTGCCGGGCTTGTGGCTGCAGGGCTCATGGCGGGTGAGGCTGCCATTGCTTTCCCTGGTTTGGGAGCTGTTGGAGGGCCGCGAGGTTTCGGCGACACAGGAGGCGGAACACGCTTtgtttctgtcaaaaaaaacaatgcagtgGACAGTTATTTTAATTTACAGTTAATTAACAGTTATATTAggtgggacctattatgttttttccacttttctgacctataaatgtagttagaatgttgtattctcatgttaaacgataatgaggtttgcgtatttggaagtgagccctgaaagaagtttgggatggctcaaaacacttggtttcaaaaggcgtggtaaaactgcccctttgtgatgtcacaatatATAAattctctgccctcccccaagctgtACTTCTCTGTTTACTTCTGCTTTATTTatgctcaggcagaagttattgtatttggtcattcacatttgttttgacgggtaacaaatgtaaaatttttctgtgctggttattgtgtgtagctgctctacaggagtccagctcgatacaaagggtcgaaaaatgagcataataggtccctttaagtCAAATCAACAAATCAAAATTACACAAATCAAAAGTCAAAGTCCTCACCAGGACTTTGTGCTGTGTCTGTGTTATCAGGACCCGGTATTGGGACCCGACGAGTCGGCGTGAGGGGGTCAGCTTGCGTCTTCTTCAGGGCAACTGAAGAGGGTTTAGGTGAAACGGGCGGCTTCAGAGACTTCCTGGCCTCCATCCACTCACAGCTCTCCCTGCTGTTCTCCGTCCTATCAGAAGCCTCGGATACAGGCCTCCGCCTCAGCACCACACCGCCATTCTGCTGCCAGCTACTATCTGCTTGGCTGCCGGAAGAGTCTGATTGTTTATTGCTTATTTGGGCAACAGCTTCTGATTGTTCAGCAGTGCGTGGCCTCCTGCGTAAGGTGTCTGAACCAGTTGTCATGGTAACAACGGTGGAAGGCATGTTTGCAGGAATTTCGTCTGTTGGTAAAGGACGAGGTTTCCTTCGGAGTGTCGCTGAGCTGTCTGAGACCTCTGAAGCGGAATTGACCACAGTGGAACGGGGTCGGGGCTCTGGGCGTTGTTGGGCTGGTTTTTGCGGTGCCTGATCGCCGTCTGGTCCACTGATCGTCCTGCGTCGGTTCAGAATATCGTCATCTTCTGATCCAAGACCACCTGAACCAGCCTGGCGACGAAGTGTGGGGGGGCTGACCTGGAGAAAACATGACAAGCATTAACAAAGGAAATGTTGACAGATTACAAAGACACACATACCTGCAGGTAGTTGGTGCTGCTTCCCAGATTCCTGGGCAAGGTTTTTGCACCACTCACAATGGATGTTTCCAGCATGGCGGCGAGGCTTCGCACACTCCCAGAAGCCCCCTCTGATCTTTCCAGGCCTGCTGACTCCTGAGCTCTTAAAGCTGATCCTAGGCTGCCACAGTCGCTGGCTCTCCGCTCTCGAAAAGTTGGCAGTCCAAGAAGCCCCTCCACTTGACCTTCCCCCTCACCATCACCCCCAGTAATGGAAGAACAGGACCGCTTCGGTGGCGTCGGGGGCCGACCTTTCCGCCGGGGCCGCAGCGTGACAGAAGACTGGCTGCGGTTAACGGTGACATCATTGGCAGCGGCGGTACGTGTGGAACTGCTGCGGCAGACGGTGGCGTATCGTGAGTCTGTTTCTGGTCCAGTCAGACTGTGAGTTCTCCgtcgctcctcctcctcgctgggGAGGCGCAGCGTCGTTACATGTGAATCCGTTGCTGCCTGCTGGGTGGAAGGTCGCGGTCGAGCTCTGGGGGAGGCCTGCTGGTTTCGAGTGTGCGTGGGGGTTTGCGGTGGAGTTTGCGTTGGTGTGTGAGGAGGAGTTTGTGAATGAGAGATACTTGGACGGGGTTTTGCCAATGGGCTCGGGCCGCCATCCCGCTGTTTTTTTGCCTCTGTGCGTGGCTCAGATCCGCTGCTGCCAGCTGGGCTTGATGGAGGTGTGGATGGACTCTGAAGAGCCTCAGGGACACTTGCTCCTCTTTGTAAGTCCTTCAGTCTCTTCACGCCTAACATTAGCTTCTTCTGGTGGCCTGCAAGGAGCAAAGAGACCGGCCCCACACATTTACTAACTGGCATATCAAATCTACAAGCATTGTTCCGATCATTTGAATAACTACAGTATGAATTTGCAGTTAAGCAGTCCCAATTTGTTAAGGGGCAGATAACAGCCTCTGACTTCATGACCCCCAAGTAGTATCTGAAAGTTGAGGTTACATGTGACAGAAAAATCCCAAGTTGGATTTTGGAAAATGCCATACAGATGTTAGAGGGGGCTACACGGTctccaagtggttagcatgtagggcacacagtcaggagatcgggaagacgtgGGTTTGATTTGCCGCTTGGGCATCCATGTGgaattttcatgttctccccatacatgttaaattgtccatagctatgaatgtgagtgttgttgtttgtctacgtatgtGTGCCTTGCCATTGGCTGGgaccagtaccccgcctctcgccaaaaggacaggatagtgaggataagcggcatagaaaatggatggatgtgtgagGAAAACGGCTTATTACCATAATTTCCAGGTTCAATTCCCCAAATGGCATGGAGGTACTTAGGTTAAGAAAAAAGCCTATAACCAAAAGATGCATTCTCTGCATTCACAGATAAGGTGAATGCAGTTGAATACCTCGTCTTAAGTACACCAAAGTATTGTAGGATGCAGTTTTCTGCAAAAACGATTGCCATAAATATGTGTCGGTTTTTGTACACTGTCCTACCTAACAAACTAGTCTGTTCGCCTAGGCATTGGTGGCTCAACTTCTGTAAAGACTGGAAACGGGTTCTTGTAGAATTGGGACATCATAGACAGATTGTAGCCAGATGTTATGTGtgtttggtttatttgttcatagcaAACACACAGAAGAGTGAATAACTCTGTATCAATctccttttttcctcttaataacCACTGTGTGACCTGCACTGGTGAGGCATTCACACATGCCGTATTGCCGAGTGTTAACAAATGAGCTTTCAGACAGTCTGTCTTCAAAAACTTGCAAGTGCCCCAACTTTTAGAAAGAAGGCAAGAAAGATGATAGCTATTGTAATTTAAAAGTTGGGAACGGTTTAAGGGAGACACATTACAGAAAGTGAGACGGTCCAGTGTGCGGAAATCGATGTTCCACTGTACAtgacaataaatagaaaatgtaaTGGTAAACAAGCACAGGTTTCTTATcacatcatttattaatgacaCACCAGTTCCTTACCTAGTTTAGTAATGCCGATCTCTTGAAGATCCTCAAGGCTAATGTCAGAGATGAAGTCAATATTTTCATAACCGTTCTGCACCAGAACCTGGTAATACTGACTGAGACCCAGGTGAGAGAGAAAATCTGCCAGATTGGcctacaaaaaaacacacacacacacacacacacaatgaaatgTCTAAAGGCTATTTTTCCACATGGATGCAAAAATTCAGTTTAGTAATAGAATTAAttagtggtgtgtgtgtgaatcagTTTATGCGTGCACATCTGTCAAAACTCGACATAATCCCGTTTAGTTCTACTTAGTGTAGTACACTTGAGAACCTTACAGGCTTTTGGTCTGGCAGCCAGTCTGTGGAGGGCAGCTTGCTGATCTCTGACATTAACTTCTTCCGATGTCCAGGCTTCATGACCCCAATCGCCGTCATGTCCTTAATTGCAAAACACACTTAAGTCCATCGGAAAGGTACTAGtttgaaatgtaaacaacacTATCACGCATATATTTGAAATGTATCCATAACATGCGCACACCTAGAGGAATATTACGCTTTTGACAATCTCTGGTGCATATACAGTGGTGCACTCAGAACATGAAGACTCAATATGATACTCAAGCTGATTTGACTGCTTTGCTGAGCGGAGCCTTAACAAACAAAATAGGCATGGTGTGAGGAGGTCAGGGGTCTTGACCTTACCTCGTGTGTCATGCAGCTCACAGTCTCTAGATCGTATCCAGCGGTGAGGAAGTGGGTGGTGTAGAACTGCAGCTGAAACTCACCCAGCCACGCCACTACTGCCTGCTTCTAGAACACAGAACACAACATGGTACATGGAACACAACATGTGACCGCCAAACTCTAGAAGAGAGGAAAGAGCACTCTATTGGCTgcttctagagcaggggtgtcaaaaatgcggcccacgggccactagtttgaggccccccccttgatatgaaagtttaatgttagtgcggccctcgcaagtatcatgtacccagaaaaaattattacgtttgattaatgttcatgttaaaggttaaataactcttaatagttatcctccctatccgtgtggaagtggtaagtttttggctatttaagtttaaaggaaataacttgaaggctaccgtttaggtcgctagctctctagtttgcgagttagcatgtgtctgaaaaaaataatttgtctacccaccaactatatgtgtttttttaagtttttattatttgccgttttattattattataagttttattacaatattacaagttGGCACTTGTTAATATTGGGCCTGGCTCAGTATCTTCCAAAAGTATATGACTGGGATGAGGTCAATTTCTTCCACATAAAACTCCATAGAAGACACATTGCAAACAGAAGTTTCAAGGAGACCACACATAGCTTAGCTTCACACATTGCATGGTGAGGCTGGCAGATAATTAATGTGGCAGCATGAGGGATAAATTGGGAGGTTGGGGGCCACAAGACACTGACAGACATCTCCATCTGTCTGTCACAGTCCCTGTCTCTGTGGTGACTGGGGAGACTGTTGTAGTATGAGCAGCCTCATGTAAAACCATGCTAGCTGACCACACCTACCTACTACTTTAACACCAACACCTTGACACAATATAACAAAAACTCACTTTTCCATCATCCTCTTCTGCTTTGCGCTCAAAGGGCCGTTCATGAACAGTGGAGGTGGAAGAGCCTTGAAGCCCAGGTGAGGTCATTTGAAAAGAGAATAGACAAAATATAAGTTGAGGACATACATTAAGACATGACATACTATATTTACTGAAGTATTGGTCTCTACTCTGCTCCTCAAATGAACACCATTTTAGTTAGATTTAAGTTAGATCTCTAGCATCTGACACAGAGTGGTGGTGTTGTCAGCCCCATGGCAATTAATGCATCACTCCATTAACTATTACTGAATTAAAATACAGAATCTGGACAATAGAACCAATCTATAGTATTCACTTGAAATATGTTATTGCACAACCACGACTGCTGACTCGTCGCAATAAACAGTCAGTTTTTATAAAGTGCTGCTTTTAAATGGACGCTACAATTGTCTTAAtgctgctggagtctaattcAAACAGACAGACGGCCTTTAGTGAGCCAAATGATGACAAATGTTATCCACATCACTGTGAACTATTTTAGAGCGTCTCCTATTTTATGTGAAGTGTTTTGATCCTTTTGAACTGCAGCATTTAATTACATCATATCTCCATCGATGGAATCACCAGTGTGATCAAAAAAGACTGAATattggtgtaaaaaaaacataggaTAAGATAGCAATACTAGGAAATACCGTGTCCATTTATTTGCGGAGATTTGTGCTCTTACTTGCTGACTGCTCAATGGACTGTGACTGCTCCAGGAGATGCTCCTTGGCTTTTACCGACTGGGACAGGACGGTGGCGAGGAGCTAAATAACACAAGATtaaacaaacacactcaaaGGCACAATCAAGCAGGCACTCAAAAAGAACCATGTATTCCTCAGTGTATTTGACATACAAATATCAGGAACTGTATAATGCAGTGCAGTTATACGCCACTACCAACGACAACCACAATAATGGTtcccagtcaatcacagggcagatatagaccaTCTCTGAGTAGGGACTGAAACCACGCTGCCTGAATGCAAGACAGGCAAATTAAACCACGagagcagtgattctcaatCAACGTGCCACAGCACATTACTATGCCATAACAGACCATTAGGTGTGCCACAATAAGTTATCCAATTCACTTAATTGGTCcagttatttttttactacaCATAATGTATTGTAATTCTCAGACTGCCACATATAATGAGCGGCAGAACAATTAAATGCTCTTCCACTCAATGGCAGAAAGTATGTAATTAACCTGTGTAGCACACTGCTTATTTCAAATTTGTCATATTGCAAGTTTATCCATGTTAAGTGAGAATGAATAATGTACTGATTCATAAAGAGTTGATACAGAAAATTCCAAGGTTGAAGTGGACCTTGAATGTCTCAGCATTCCTTTGGGGCAGATGTCAATGTACAGTTACAGCCAATCAGTAACAAGTtagttaataattattaaccaATCGGGTTCCTATTGGGGTGGGGCGGGCCTAACACGAAGAGGGAAAAGTGACGACGACAAGCTAGAGTGAAGAGATCGACACGGAGCGCTTGAAGATATTTAGTGCAGTTAATAACTTAAAGTTGAACTAATTTAGTTACCGGTGGATGTCGGGGTTGTGGCCCTCCCTGAACAACGTGAGTTATGTATGcaacattgtcattgtattgtagAAGCAGTAGCAGTATAGTATGTCAACTGTGTTAGCAGATTAGCGGTTGCCTCGTTCGGCGGGAGAGCGGCGTAAATCTGTGGGGGAGGGCTTTTCTTACAAGTTTCTGAGTGAGTATAACAGAAAGTACAAATATAAACAGTGCTGTAAGATAGGACATTTATAAGGTTTAATTCTGTTGGTAGTCTGCTTCGACGTGGGCCATCTCCGCACTCGGGACCACACGAGGACGTCCGCCATTGCTCGGCTAAGTGCTGTCAGAGGATTTGAAAGAAACTACGTCGTTGGAGGAACAGTGAGTAATCAAAGTTGCCTTGTGGATTATAAGATTATAAGAGCTCCAACAGAGCGCCAACCTATGCTACCACAACGTGAACCTTAAAACCTTTTAGTATGTTAAACTTGTATAAGGACTTGTCTGTCCTAGTTTCAGGCGATTTTGTTGGTACCTGTGAATATAATGGGCTATTAAGACTTGATTACTGACGTGTGCATGGTAGTTGAAGCTCACGGTAACAGTACACAGCTATTTATTCAGCTGTCCTGGCCTCTCTGCATCCTAGGTTGCCATACACCCGTGGGGGTAAGTGCATGTATATACCAgtgttttatattttagtaGCTCTCACCAATTCACCTCCCATGCAATATTGTCCATCAGGTGTCAGTGTGTATGACAATTGAATTGAGTAAGTGGGCTACActtgtgtatatactgtatacttttaGTGACATTCTTGTTTGGTGTGTCGTAAGACTTAATGTAAAACGATAaaggttgggaaacactgcaaCCAAAGTTAACTTTGATATCATTGTGAGGGCAGCTCTCGTACTGGATCCcattaaaacatgcatttaaacAAATAACATTACACATCACAGACTTgcatacatgacaaaaataaatcagtgtTTTTAACCTTGACCCCTTCAGCTTGTGCGTTCAGACCCGGGGCATTAAGGCCATGTGTGTTAACACCCGGCGTGGGTGCTGGGTGTGGACTGGGTGCCGGTGTCGTCAGCACATGCGTGTTACCCGAGCCCTGCAGGCTGCTTGACGACCGAACGCTACCAAGGCTGCCCACGCTGCCACTGCGTTCGCTCCCTAAAGACACAACCGCACATTCAGCATGcatgatgcatgtttttttgcactTAACTGCACAGTGAcgaccacacacacatgctcactTTACCTGTAAGCGGTTTGCGTAGCACCCAGATGTCCTCGCTGGTGCTGCTCTGCTGGCCCAAAGTGGGCGAGCCTTGAGGACTCAACTCTGCAGTCCGAGAACCTGTCACAcatgcaaaaatacacacacttcTAACCACCACCACAACTTGGGCTTGACTATACCTGAAATGACTAAAGACATTGCTGTTGAGTTCACTGTGACAAACATCATTTGTCAGTAGTTTTTTGGTACTTCCGCACAATCAAATGAGAGCCAGTGCACTCAGATTTGATTCAgtgtctgtttatgtttattatcgCAGTTGAGGTTTCCGGTGGTGTACATCTGCACTGAATCATACTGCACACTACTGTTTGTAATACAGTATCTTATTTACCTTATTAGGTTACATGAAAAGTACAACTAATCAATACATAGCCAAAGTAATACTTATTTTTAATAGCCTTGGACTTTTGCAGGGTTACTTAATGATGTGGCCAGTGAGTGTCAATAAAGAGGAAAGCTGTGCAAGCTATAGTCATTTAAAATCTTGATTGACTTTATCGTGACAATAGTCCCACAAAGTCATGCAAACAGTTCTGTTTCAAAACAGAagattaatgttatttttttcatcctcAAAAAAGGATAATCCTTTGACAAAATCCACATTTGGTTGTTGAGATATTAAAACTGTTTCTGCAAAACATTCTTGGCACAGCCTCAGcagcaaaacaaaatgtacttttggcAGATGTTTCAGCAACAAATATCACAAAACATTGGCAAATACGGTTtaataatacagtacaatactgtTACTTCCTAGTACAATGTGCTTTATTGCAACTTACATTAACAAATAGTAGTCTGTGatggtgtgttttgtttactACAAAGAATACATCTTAAAGGTTACTAAAAAGTGTACTACTGTATGTACCTGTCTGACTTTGCGGCTCCTGAGAAGTGGagagaggaggagcaggaggaggagtatTTGACAGAGGCGGAGGAGTGGAGAGAGAAGGTGGAGAGATGGGAAGCGGAACGTACCCGAACGAGGAGAAGCGAGGGAGTGACTGTGCGTTGGGATGAGGGGGAGGGGAGGGTAGATGAAGGGGCAGCACTTTGGATGGAGGGTATGAGTGTCCGTTGACCGAGGCAATGGGACATGGGTTTGGCCTGCGTAGCAGCAGGGTGTGGCACTGCTGGGAGGGAGAATGGCCTGGACTCGAgccaggaggtggaggagggtgCAAAAGAgatgcaaaacaacaacaacacaacaactcatcagtcaaaataaaaactatCAAAACAGAAAGAATTATTCAGAAGAGAAAGtatgagaaaataacacatccaCAGGGAATATACTCATATAAGGTCAAA from Doryrhamphus excisus isolate RoL2022-K1 chromosome 1, RoL_Dexc_1.0, whole genome shotgun sequence encodes the following:
- the si:dkeyp-9d4.3 gene encoding caskin-1 isoform X1 codes for the protein MGKDQELLQAVKTEDLLTVQRLLQRPRPGKAKLLGATKRVNVNIQDADGLSPLHHAALSGNKELISLLLDAQAAVDIKDNKGMRPLHYAAWQGKTEPMKMLLKAGSSVNGQSDEGQIPLHLSSQHGHYDGSEMLLQHQSNTCISDSAGKTPLDLACEFGRVTVVQLLLSSNMCAAMLEPKPSDPNGVSPLHLAAKNGHIDVIRLLIQAGIDINRQSESGTALHQAALCGKTEVVRLLLESGISAGVRNTLSQTALDIVNQFTTTQASREIKQLLRDASAAMQVRALKDYCNNYDLTSLNIKAGDIITVLEQHSDGRWKGCIHDNRTGNDRVGYFPSNMVEVIKRAGHSPSQQCHTLLLRRPNPCPIASVNGHSYPPSKVLPLHLPSPPPHPNAQSLPRFSSFGYVPLPISPPSLSTPPPLSNTPPPAPPLSTSQEPQSQTGSRTAELSPQGSPTLGQQSSTSEDIWVLRKPLTGSERSGSVGSLGSVRSSSSLQGSGNTHVLTTPAPSPHPAPTPGVNTHGLNAPGLNAQAEGVKLLATVLSQSVKAKEHLLEQSQSIEQSASSSTSTVHERPFERKAEEDDGKKQAVVAWLGEFQLQFYTTHFLTAGYDLETVSCMTHEDMTAIGVMKPGHRKKLMSEISKLPSTDWLPDQKPANLADFLSHLGLSQYYQVLVQNGYENIDFISDISLEDLQEIGITKLGHQKKLMLGVKRLKDLQRGASVPEALQSPSTPPSSPAGSSGSEPRTEAKKQRDGGPSPLAKPRPSISHSQTPPHTPTQTPPQTPTHTRNQQASPRARPRPSTQQAATDSHVTTLRLPSEEEERRRTHSLTGPETDSRYATVCRSSSTRTAAANDVTVNRSQSSVTLRPRRKGRPPTPPKRSCSSITGGDGEGEGQVEGLLGLPTFRERRASDCGSLGSALRAQESAGLERSEGASGSVRSLAAMLETSIVSGAKTLPRNLGSSTNYLQVSPPTLRRQAGSGGLGSEDDDILNRRRTISGPDGDQAPQKPAQQRPEPRPRSTVVNSASEVSDSSATLRRKPRPLPTDEIPANMPSTVVTMTTGSDTLRRRPRTAEQSEAVAQISNKQSDSSGSQADSSWQQNGGVVLRRRPVSEASDRTENSRESCEWMEARKSLKPPVSPKPSSVALKKTQADPLTPTRRVPIPGPDNTDTAQSPETKRVPPPVSPKPRGPPTAPKPGKAMAASPAMSPAATSPAASSPTLAPKPSSTPTAATTPLPAPTNPSAPSLSPGLPLNSPSPAQSPSTPSPHPVKPPRSSIAGLSIDLLGGREVEEEEERRTEREQKKHKEEEEAESKRAEEANLEGTSSQKEGGSGVPEQEEEGAQHRLEETSASLAAALQAVEHKINEDEAQNDKKAAVSILDDIGSMFDDLADQLDAMLD